Below is a window of Chionomys nivalis chromosome 19, mChiNiv1.1, whole genome shotgun sequence DNA.
TGGCACTGAGCAAGCAACGACGAAGCCGGCGCAAGAAGGCCAATGACCGGGAGCGCAATCGTATGCACAACCTCAACTCCGCGCTGGATGCGCTGCGCGGTGTGCTACCCACTTTCCCAGATGACGCCAAACTTACAAAGATCGAGACGCTGCGCTTCGCCCACAACTACATCTGGGCACTGACTCAGACGCTGCGTATAGCGGACCACAGCTTCTACGGGCCGGAGACCACTGTTCCCTGTGGGGAGCTGGGCAGCCCGGGAGGTGGCTCCAATGGGGACTGGGGCTCCCTCTACTCCCCAGTTTCTCAAGCTGGCAgcctgagccctcctgcctcgcTGGAAGAGTTCCCTGGCCTGCAGGTGCCCAGCTCCCCCTCCTGTCTGCTTCCGGGCACCCCAGTGTTCTCAGACTTCTTGTGAAGAGACCTGTCTGGCTCTGGGTGGTGGGTGCTGGCAGAAAGGGAGGGAGCTAGAGCCGCCGAGGTGGGAGGTAGTGGAGGCTCTCAAGCATCCTTGCTCCTTCTGGCTCTCAGTAGCCGGGTCCCTGGCCCCCTTGCTGGTTCAACCAGGCTCTCCTTACAGCTTACAGCACCCTGGCTGCTGCCCATGCAAAGCAGGCGAAAGCAGGCATTGCAGGCTGCTGTCTTCTTAAATCTCCTCTGTGCAGCATCTTCAAACTCTCTTTCAAAGCGGATAAGAATGGTAGCTCTCCACAAGGGGAGACTCTCAAACTTCCTGGTGACCTTGCCCTCATTAACATCTGTCAGCCTCGCTTTCTGCAGGGTGGCCGAATCCAGTGTTGGGTCTCACTGCACTGGCTCTCTCTCATCCAGCTCCTGCTCACTCACCTCGCTCCACAGACAATGCTCATCCTCTCTGCTGCCCATCAGATCCGGGCAGGCTTTCCGGGTTGCACCATTCTGCCTTAATTCACAAAGGCGatcctctgctttctccttctgcaCTTTCCAAGTTATCACCCTCCCCAGAAGGGGAACTCGGTTGTGAATGGGGAAAGCCCTGCTATGGCTGGGAGCATCTCCCGGGCTTCGCGCCTGCATCTGAAACCATGAACTCCAGGGACAGGTTCCTGGAGCACTGCTATCtccctaaaaaggaaaaaaaaaaaaaaaaaggaaaaaagaaaaatcagcgtGTAAATGGTATAAAGCCATTTGAAATGAGTTTTGTTATGGTAAATTATATGCCTCCTCTCCCGTTTTACACATTTGTATTTATTGATGCTATTTCGCGGTAGGAAAGTTTATATTTTGTACATAAGAGTATCAGGGACTGGTGAATAGAGATTTTGGGCTAACTAATAAAAGATGGACCCTCAAGACTCTTCAGCAAGATAGCTCCATgtgtgagaggagaggagggtggcAGCCACTGCTGGGCAATTCTACTCCCTGGAGTGAGATGAGGACTCTTCTAGGGTCTGGGGCCTCTACCTTGAGTGCTGGGCTGGAGGTAGGGCAGGCCGTTTTCAGAGGATAGAAAGCCTCTTAAGAAATCATTAGCTTGAAGCTCCGGTTTTCTCTGAGACTTGCCTATTTCCAACAGCAGGTTCAGAAGAAAGGCAAATCTCTAACTGGGGCTTTTATAGTCCccccccagccccctcccctgcaCATTTATCTGCCTGGATTTAGAACTACATTGCCCtctgggaagggagagaatgATAACTTGGAATATTAACAGGCATCCCTAGAACACCACCCCAGGAATTCCCCCTTCCCCAGTTATTTAGACACCCAGAATAACTCCACTCCTAAGGTACATCTTACCGACCAGTCTCCAGAAAACCACATTTTCAAGCAGTTTAGCAGCGAAGGTAGAGGGTCTAGCTGGGATCTCTGCTCCTCTAGAAACATGCCACTCATAAAGTGGCCTGGCTTTTCACCCCACTGAGCTAGCTCTCTATAGGCAGTTCACTGACAGAGACTGGTTCACTGTAGCACCAAAAGCTGGCCTGAAGGTGTTAGCAGAGAAGGGAGGCGTTGCCTCAGAGAAGCTCTGCCGAGTTACAAGAAAACTGCATAGCTTGCCCCTTGGGACAAAGAAAACGGAGGTCAGATATCCAGGAAGCCACCCAGAGGGGGAAGATAAAGAAGTGGCACCCACTAGGTGGGATGCTGCCAGTGACTGTGATCTGTGATCTGTGTAGGTTACTTCTGTCCTAGAGCCTACAGGTGGCAGTTTCTCAGGCTCTGACGCTAATGCCTCTTGTGTCGTCTTTCTCTCTGGTGCCCGCCCCCTCTCGATCTGAACGTTCTCTCTATTTCCAAGTCCCTAAAGGAAGCTCAGAAGAATTGTCTTCCTTATCAAGGACAGGGATTGcaggggggatgggggtgggggtgggcactgCAAACAAGCGAATGAACAGCGCGTTGTTTCAGTTGGTGGCTttaatctgggaagaggagattAATGGGTTATTGGAAACCTCAACAACAGCCAACTTTTCACCTGGGGCACTGCCCAGGGTGTCAACAGCTCCGTGCTGCACAGACCAAGCCTGCTGTGTGTTGGTAccgggtggggggaggggtataGGCAGATCTGAAAAGCAGGACGGTTCCCCTGCCTCCTGGGGACAGTCGCATGGATATAGACAAAGTCATTCAAGACCTAAGAAACGTCAAACGTCGTTACATGAGATATGAGCTGGGACTAGTACCTGGGCTCAGATGGCAAAAGGTTTGCCCGAAGAAGTCCTGGGAGGGTGGAGTTAAAAGTATGGAGAATTACTGAAGTGGAAAGATACCTTTTCCTGTTTTAGGCTGTGGGAAGTAGTGTTTCTCTAGGGTGGGCGGGAGCTCCTTTGGTACAAGTGACTGTCTGAAGTGAGCTAGTGTCTGGACAATGGAAGAGGCTGGGGTACACCCACTGTCCATTTCCCCAAGCACTCTCTAAAGGGGAATAGGTGAACACACACAGCCTCATCCTCTGCCCCTCTGAATGTACACAGGTACAATCTAAGTACCCTGGCTCAGTTGCTACCCAGAGTTAAGTGTGGATTTGTTTCCAGAGCTATGTCGCCTATTCTGCAGGTTGGGAGGGGGGGGCATGGGTGGATGAAGTCTTAGGGTTTGATTTGAATTCCTGCAAAATTTAGGGTTCTGTGGCTTAAACAGCAGCAccagtgtgtgtttcttcctggaGAGCCCTTTTCTTGGAAGTGTGGGAGGTGTGAATCCAACTCAAAACAGCCTTGCCTCTCACCTCTCTGGACATTGGATGTTTTGTAGCTTTTAAAGCTCAGTATACCTGCTGGAAACTCCTTCTGGCCAGCTTTCCTTGGTTGGTCTTGTGGCCTGGGGTGCCCAGCTCCCAGAAACCCTGACAAGATTCCAAATCCTGTCAGGAAAAGCCCATTGGGTAGAGTGAATCTCCGTCCTCTCGTGCTTTTGTCTGAGTCCAAGTCTAGCTTCCAGAACAGCACATGAATCTTGGACTCAACCCCACCCCTCCCAAGCCcttcagcacacacacaagcaggtaGATTTATGgtgccctgcccccatcccaccctTCCCCCACAACCTCCAGCCGGCCTTGGTTAGAGGACAAAGCAACCCAGAGCTGTTGGAATGCTAATGTCTGGGAGCCCATCCACTGGGCTGGCATAAAAGCAGGCAAGGCTGGGAGCACCCTTCCCCTTGGGCTACCGGGCTgtatgaccttggacaagtccTCCAAGCTAAATCAAAACAGAAGTTGGAGACAGTTTCTAAAAACCCATCCACTCGATTCTGGGAGACCAAGAGCCGGCTTTGCTTACAAAGAATGAAATTACAGCATCCCACTCCACCCACACTTCCACTAGGAATGGTGTAAAACACCCCTAAGTCCCTAGCACCAAGGTCAGCGTGGAAAGGTTCAGGGTGGGGTAGTTTACAGGCTAAACACCAAGCAAATCTAATTACATTTATGCAACTTTTGTCTTTTGAGTCCTTGCTCCCCAGTATACATGAACTTTCAAATTTCTGGTAGCCCACTGCTCAAGAAAAAAGCAGGACCTGGCGCTTGCTGACCTGCCTGTCTGACCTTCCAAGAGCCAGATGTAGGGATGGATTGTAGGGGATTTGAGACTAGGCACCTATCTCAGGTACCCTCTTAATGCCAGAGCGCAGGGCAAGATGAATCAGTCATGCGAGCATTGAGCCCAGAAATGACTTCCGTAAGGCCCATGGTCATTTGGTGACTATGGGAGAAAACACACCTGAGACACTGACTCTAATTTAGTAGTTTGGTGTTTTTCACTCTGTGCCTTTAGATAAAAGACGAGAAGGAGCTAGAGAGGACAAGCCTCTGGAGTTCAGCCAGTTCCCTGGGGTTCCAGTAAGGTCCAGAAACTCCCTTGTGCGTTGCTCAATTCAGTTTCTAGGTCTCCTGGCCAGATGCCATTACCTCTGCTTCCAAGACCTATTGGTCCAAGACGGACTAAAGAAATGTCACTGATCGGCTAACTTTCAGTAGCGACTGCTAAGATCCTCAAGCCTTAGGCACGCCCCTGGCCATGGTGCTGAAACAGGTTGACCTAGCACAAAATATGCTCCTGGGCATGGTCTCTTCTCAGCCCAGAAAAccgccttccctctttctcttttcacaaTACCTTGCCTTCACTTTCAGAAATACTGACCCATCAGAGGTTCCCTTTGACACATAAACACTCATTCTGTGCTTTCCCCTAGTGTTTTCTGTCTGTCAAAAACCTGTCTCTTTTTCCTATTCCCCAAGCCTTCAGAGAGGAAACTTTCTCCCTCCTACTTCTA
It encodes the following:
- the Neurog3 gene encoding neurogenin-3, with translation MAPHPLGAPTVQVPQDTQQPFSGASDNEVLSSKFTPPSPTLMLRDCSEAEAGDCRGTSRKLRARRGGRNRPKSELALSKQRRSRRKKANDRERNRMHNLNSALDALRGVLPTFPDDAKLTKIETLRFAHNYIWALTQTLRIADHSFYGPETTVPCGELGSPGGGSNGDWGSLYSPVSQAGSLSPPASLEEFPGLQVPSSPSCLLPGTPVFSDFL